Proteins encoded together in one Pontiella desulfatans window:
- a CDS encoding sugar phosphorylase codes for MIKNLDIHAIERMRKRFNRLYGPGEVEHLLERMVALIGRYGVGLEGYSEAPLWDETSSVLITYGDMVQQEGEAPLAVLKRFADQYLGGAIDTVHILPFCPYSSDDGFSVINYRVVDPDLGSWKDVQELGHGFRLMYDLVLNHCSRKSKWFADYVADIAPFRDFFIEADPENDLSGVTRPRALPLLTPVQTRHGDTHVWTTFSDDQMDLNFANPDVLFEFLDILLFYISTGATIIRLDAIAYLWKQIGTSCIHLKQTHEVVKLMRDLLDMVAPDVVLLTETNVPHEENISYFGKGDEAHMVYQFSLPPLLLHGLMNGDATYLTNWAASLNELPEKCTYFNFTASHDGIGVRPLQGIVPNEELMKLADRVKSLGGHVSTKANPDGSESPYELNITYFDALGDHPESVTDAHMARFLCSQTVAMELRGVPAVYFHSLTGTRNNYAGVEETGRARTINRLKWNEGELENVLSDPHSHPARIMKEYVRRLQCRAQHKVFHPDAAQNIINLGSEWFAVEREWKEQRIICISNFTDQYRELKVDDRLYRLNRAAACSDLLSGRRYMGDGKVIPFDAYQTVWLQL; via the coding sequence ATGATCAAGAATCTCGATATCCACGCGATCGAGCGGATGCGCAAGCGTTTCAACCGGCTCTACGGCCCCGGCGAAGTCGAACATCTGCTGGAGCGGATGGTGGCGTTGATCGGCCGCTATGGCGTCGGCTTGGAAGGCTACAGCGAGGCGCCGCTTTGGGACGAAACCTCCTCCGTCCTCATCACCTACGGCGACATGGTTCAACAGGAAGGCGAGGCGCCGCTGGCCGTGCTCAAGCGCTTTGCCGATCAATACCTCGGCGGGGCCATCGACACGGTTCACATCCTGCCGTTTTGCCCGTACTCCTCCGACGACGGTTTTTCCGTCATCAACTACCGGGTGGTGGATCCCGATCTGGGCTCGTGGAAGGATGTCCAGGAACTCGGGCATGGCTTCCGGCTGATGTACGACCTGGTGCTCAACCACTGCTCCCGCAAAAGCAAGTGGTTTGCCGACTATGTTGCCGACATTGCTCCATTCCGCGATTTCTTCATCGAAGCCGATCCCGAAAACGACCTTTCCGGAGTAACGCGCCCGCGCGCGCTCCCCTTGCTCACCCCCGTGCAAACGCGGCATGGCGACACGCATGTCTGGACCACCTTCAGCGACGACCAGATGGATTTGAACTTCGCCAATCCGGATGTGTTGTTCGAATTCCTCGACATCCTGCTGTTCTATATTTCCACCGGAGCAACCATCATTCGCCTCGATGCCATCGCCTATCTGTGGAAACAGATCGGCACCAGCTGCATCCACCTCAAGCAGACGCACGAAGTGGTGAAGCTCATGCGCGACCTGCTCGACATGGTGGCGCCGGACGTGGTGCTGCTCACGGAAACCAATGTGCCGCACGAGGAAAATATTTCCTATTTCGGCAAGGGCGACGAAGCCCATATGGTCTATCAATTCAGCCTGCCGCCGCTCTTGCTTCATGGCTTGATGAACGGCGACGCGACCTACCTCACCAACTGGGCGGCCTCGCTCAACGAGCTGCCCGAAAAATGCACCTACTTCAATTTCACCGCCTCGCACGATGGCATCGGGGTTCGCCCGTTGCAGGGGATCGTCCCGAACGAGGAATTGATGAAGCTGGCGGATCGCGTCAAATCGTTGGGCGGCCATGTTTCCACCAAGGCCAATCCGGATGGCTCCGAAAGCCCCTACGAACTGAACATCACCTACTTCGATGCCCTCGGGGATCATCCCGAATCGGTAACCGACGCCCACATGGCCCGTTTTCTCTGCTCGCAAACGGTGGCCATGGAGCTGCGCGGCGTGCCCGCGGTCTATTTCCACAGCCTCACCGGCACGCGCAACAACTATGCGGGGGTGGAGGAAACCGGACGTGCCCGAACCATCAACCGGCTCAAGTGGAACGAGGGCGAGTTGGAAAACGTGCTGTCGGATCCGCATTCGCACCCGGCGCGCATCATGAAGGAATATGTCCGCCGCCTCCAGTGCCGTGCGCAACACAAGGTTTTCCATCCGGACGCCGCACAGAACATCATCAACCTCGGCTCCGAGTGGTTTGCCGTCGAACGCGAATGGAAGGAGCAGCGGATCATCTGCATCAGCAACTTCACGGACCAATACCGGGAACTAAAAGTCGATGACCGGCTCTACCGCCTCAATCGGGCCGCCGCCTGTTCGGATCTCCTCAGCGGCCGCCGCTACATGGGCGATGGCAAGGTCATCCCGTTCGATGCCTACCAGACGGTCTGGCTGCAATTGTAA
- the pyrF gene encoding orotidine-5'-phosphate decarboxylase, with amino-acid sequence MNKADLIVALDVPNAEAMEAKLREMPDFIEWYKVGLELFCAEGPAVLEPLKKRGKKIFLDLKLHDIPRTVGNAVKTAAEHGVNLMTVHAIGGRAMLEEAARAAAECEHPPKLVAVTTLTSLSQEDFKDLGINRTVAEQAVELGRLAISSGIDGMVTSAHEAKVLRDAFPDALLVTPGIRMPEGDVGDQKRVATPSFAVEQGATHLVIGRPIVQAEDPTAAATAMLNDMNG; translated from the coding sequence ATGAACAAGGCAGATTTGATCGTGGCGCTGGATGTGCCGAATGCAGAGGCAATGGAGGCTAAACTCCGTGAAATGCCCGATTTTATCGAGTGGTACAAGGTGGGGCTGGAACTCTTCTGTGCCGAGGGGCCGGCCGTGCTGGAGCCGCTGAAAAAACGGGGCAAGAAAATTTTTCTCGATCTGAAGTTGCACGATATTCCCCGGACTGTTGGAAATGCGGTTAAAACCGCCGCCGAACACGGCGTGAACCTGATGACCGTCCATGCCATTGGCGGACGGGCCATGCTGGAGGAGGCCGCGCGGGCTGCCGCCGAATGCGAGCATCCGCCCAAGTTGGTGGCGGTTACCACATTGACGAGCCTCAGCCAGGAGGATTTCAAGGATCTGGGCATCAACCGCACGGTTGCGGAGCAGGCCGTTGAGCTGGGGCGTCTGGCGATTTCCTCGGGCATCGATGGCATGGTGACCAGCGCGCACGAAGCCAAGGTGCTCCGCGATGCGTTTCCGGATGCACTCCTCGTGACGCCCGGCATCCGTATGCCGGAAGGCGATGTGGGCGACCAAAAGCGTGTGGCAACCCCGTCGTTCGCCGTGGAGCAGGGAGCAACGCACCTGGTGATCGGTCGTCCGATTGTGCAGGCCGAAGATCCAACCGCCGCCGCAACCGCAATGTTGAACGATATGAATGGATAG